The proteins below are encoded in one region of Pseudomonas ekonensis:
- a CDS encoding sensor histidine kinase: MQRLEEQTTSAPKETASAGKFWGGPFNLLRWFSLASFFIIAAVALGLGYISTRFVVTESVERDALLTAQFVQAIGDAEMRHAGINAQRTMGEMLDPRQDENYPDVDPVAHVAARAEFLDHVEHLPDGLLATVYALDRTVIWSTNPDLIGVKFEDDDELDESFEMQVPVSSSYHKIDDEKPEQKLSREPKYLFIENYIPMFNADRSKVVAMVEIYKEPADLVERIDRGFASIWAATLLGGAAIYLGLFWIVRRAAALLQTQQQQLISNETFVALGEMSSAVAHSLRNPLATIRSSAELAQEVASQGAQRNIGDIISQVDRMSRWVRELLVSLRPMHDDGEAVDLLPAVEDTLGAFEALIRRNGVEVRFTPNGCPPVVSQRVLLTQILNSLFANALEAMPKGGVLSIDIEAPQADCVRVTLGDTGKGMSTQQQLLVFKPFFTTKQGGLGVGLALVKRIMERFQGSVVLTSREQEGTRVSLNFKVASGGEYGTQHSAGRG; encoded by the coding sequence ATGCAGCGACTGGAAGAACAGACAACATCGGCGCCGAAGGAAACGGCCTCCGCCGGCAAGTTCTGGGGCGGACCGTTCAATCTGCTGCGCTGGTTTTCGCTGGCCAGTTTTTTCATCATCGCGGCGGTGGCGCTGGGCCTGGGCTATATCTCGACGCGTTTCGTGGTCACCGAAAGCGTGGAGCGCGACGCGCTGCTCACCGCGCAGTTCGTCCAGGCCATCGGCGACGCCGAGATGCGCCATGCCGGCATCAACGCGCAACGCACCATGGGCGAGATGCTCGACCCGCGCCAGGACGAGAACTATCCGGACGTCGACCCGGTGGCCCACGTCGCCGCCCGGGCCGAGTTCCTCGACCACGTCGAACACCTGCCGGACGGCCTGCTGGCCACGGTCTACGCCTTGGACCGCACGGTGATCTGGTCGACCAACCCGGACCTGATCGGGGTGAAGTTCGAAGATGACGACGAACTGGACGAGTCCTTCGAGATGCAGGTGCCCGTGTCGTCCAGCTACCACAAGATCGACGACGAGAAGCCCGAGCAGAAGCTGTCCCGCGAACCCAAGTACCTGTTCATCGAGAACTACATCCCGATGTTCAACGCCGACAGAAGCAAGGTCGTCGCCATGGTCGAGATCTACAAGGAGCCGGCGGACCTGGTGGAGCGCATCGACCGCGGTTTCGCCTCGATCTGGGCCGCGACCCTGCTGGGCGGGGCGGCGATTTACCTGGGGTTGTTCTGGATCGTGCGCCGGGCCGCGGCGCTGCTGCAGACCCAGCAACAGCAGTTGATCAGCAACGAGACCTTTGTCGCCCTGGGCGAGATGTCCTCGGCGGTGGCCCACAGCCTGCGCAATCCGCTGGCGACCATCCGCTCCAGCGCCGAACTCGCTCAGGAGGTCGCCAGCCAAGGGGCGCAGCGCAACATCGGCGACATCATCAGCCAGGTCGACCGGATGTCGCGCTGGGTGCGCGAATTGCTGGTGTCGCTGCGGCCGATGCACGACGACGGCGAAGCGGTGGATCTGCTGCCGGCGGTCGAGGACACCCTCGGCGCGTTCGAGGCGCTGATCCGGCGCAACGGGGTCGAGGTGCGGTTCACGCCCAACGGGTGCCCGCCGGTCGTCAGCCAAAGGGTGCTGCTGACGCAAATCCTCAATAGCCTGTTCGCCAATGCCCTGGAGGCGATGCCCAAGGGCGGCGTGCTGAGCATCGACATCGAGGCGCCCCAGGCCGACTGCGTGCGCGTGACCCTGGGCGACACCGGCAAAGGCATGAGCACCCAGCAGCAGTTGCTGGTGTTCAAGCCGTTTTTCACCACCAAGCAGGGCGGCCTCGGGGTCGGCCTGGCGCTGGTCAAGAGAATCATGGAGCGTTTTCAGGGTTCGGTCGTCCTGACCAGCCGAGAGCAGGAGGGAACCCGCGTCAGTCTCAACTTCAAAGTGGCATCGGGAGGGGAATATGGAACACAGCATTCTGCTGGTCGAGGATGA
- a CDS encoding SCO family protein: MKRSTLRSQAWGMHRVLALVACLLGAQALVAHQADTGAGAAPPAPASEAATPWGGDYFPNTLLTDQDGRQVRFFDDLIKGKVVVINFIFTSCSDSCPLETARLRQVQKLLGDRVGQDIFFYSISIDPLSDTPAVLKAYSQRFKVGPGWQFLTGEFEDVTNLRKKLGLFIEGVDNGRNKDHNLSLIVGNQSTGRWMKASPFENPWILADQLANTLHNWKEPSAEQSYAEAPRIRPPSNGEELFRTRCASCHSLGPLDGQGIGMRSIGPDLIGVTRQRDAAWLNRWIREPDRMLAEKDPIAVQLFEQYERIPMPNLRLDEASAQSVIDFLRDETERQHPSAQPLADGAVTPAGTGPASEAVSRMQ; encoded by the coding sequence ATGAAACGGTCGACACTGCGCTCCCAGGCCTGGGGCATGCATCGGGTGCTGGCCCTGGTGGCCTGCCTGCTCGGCGCGCAGGCGCTGGTGGCGCACCAGGCGGACACCGGAGCCGGCGCCGCGCCGCCGGCCCCGGCCAGCGAAGCCGCCACCCCGTGGGGCGGCGACTACTTCCCCAACACCCTGCTGACCGACCAGGACGGTCGGCAGGTGCGGTTTTTCGATGACCTGATCAAAGGCAAGGTGGTGGTGATCAACTTCATCTTCACCTCGTGCAGCGATTCCTGCCCGCTGGAGACCGCACGCCTGCGCCAGGTGCAGAAACTGCTGGGGGACCGGGTCGGGCAGGACATCTTCTTCTACTCGATCAGCATCGACCCTCTGAGCGACACGCCTGCGGTGCTCAAGGCTTATTCCCAGCGGTTCAAGGTGGGGCCGGGCTGGCAATTCCTCACCGGCGAATTCGAAGACGTGACGAACCTGCGCAAAAAACTGGGGCTGTTCATCGAAGGCGTCGACAACGGCCGCAACAAGGACCACAACCTGAGCCTGATCGTCGGCAACCAGAGCACCGGGCGCTGGATGAAGGCCTCGCCGTTCGAGAACCCGTGGATCCTCGCCGATCAACTGGCCAACACCCTGCACAACTGGAAAGAGCCCAGCGCCGAGCAAAGCTACGCCGAAGCCCCCCGGATTCGTCCGCCGAGCAACGGCGAGGAGCTGTTCCGCACCCGCTGCGCCTCGTGCCACAGCCTCGGCCCGCTGGACGGCCAGGGCATCGGCATGCGCAGCATCGGCCCGGACCTGATCGGCGTGACCCGCCAGCGCGACGCCGCATGGCTCAACCGCTGGATCCGCGAACCGGACCGCATGCTGGCGGAAAAGGATCCGATCGCGGTGCAGCTGTTCGAACAGTACGAACGCATCCCGATGCCCAACCTGCGCCTGGACGAGGCGTCGGCGCAATCGGTCATCGATTTTTTGCGCGACGAGACCGAGCGTCAGCATCCTTCTGCGCAACCGCTGGCCGACGGCGCCGTGACGCCGGCAGGCACGGGGCCCGCCAGCGAAGCGGTGAGCCGGATGCAATAG